Sequence from the Gloeocapsopsis dulcis genome:
GCGAGTACGATGCTGGTGTACGTTGCGGATCGCTGACAATTTGCACAATACCAGTGCGATCGCGTAAATCTAAAAATATCACGCCTCCATGATCGCGGCGACGGTCTACCCAGCCATTCAGGGTGACAGTTTCTGCAATACTTGAGGAACGCAGTTCGCCGCAATAGTGAGTTCGCATAGTTGCTTGTTGGTTTTGTCGCTGAGGATTGAATGGGGTGATCGTTAAGTTCTTATTATCTAGCATCCGTCGGTCGAAGCGGGCACAGATCTAAACATCTTACTATGAAAAGGAGCGAGAAGCGTTAGCGTTCCTCACCCCTCTATTAGCACGATAAACTGTTGAAACTGGAATGTGTATGTAGTTTATTTTTTATGCCTAGTTTTTTATTGGAAGTTGGTACAGAGGAACTACCTGCTGGTTTTGTTGAGGGTGCAATTCAGCAGTGGCGATCGCGGATTCCGCAGAGTTTGCAGGAACATAGTTTGTCGGCAACTTCAATTAATGTTTACGGTACTCCTCGGCGATTGGCTATTGTGATTCAAGGATTACCAGATAAGCAACCCGATCGCGAAGAAGAAATTAAAGGTCCACCAGCACAGGCGGCGTTTAAAGATGGACAACCGACGAAGGCTGCACAGGGATTTGCCAAGAAGCAGGGAGTTGGACTTGAGGCGTTGGAAATTCGCACTACGGATAAGGGCGATTTTGTCTTTGTACAACAACGTTTTCCTGGACGACCTACTGCTGAGCTGTTGACAGAGTTAGTGCCGCAGTGGATCGCGGGATTAGAAGGTAAACGCTTGATGCGCTGGGGTGATGGCGATCTCAAATTTGCCCGACCGATTGTCTGGCTAGTAACTTTACTTGATGATGCTGTATTGCCTGTGGAGTTAGAGAATGGTTCAAAGACGATTAAAAGCGATCGCTTTAGTCGCGGGCATCGCGTCTTGTTTCCAGAAAAGGTAATAGTTACCCATGCTAATAACTATGTAGATATACTACAGGCTGCTTTCGTTGAAGTCAATCCACAGCAGCGACAAAATAAAATCCAAGAACAGATACAAGCTGCTGCCCAAAAAGTTAATGGATATGCACCGATTTACCCTGATTTACTGGCAGAAGTCACAAATTTAGTAGAATTTCCTAGCGCCGTTGTTGGTAATTTTGATGATGAGTTTTTAAACTTACCTGTGGAAGTCATTACTACAGTTATGGTGACTCAGCAGCGCTATTTCCCAGTATTTAAAAGTAATTCTGACGAGCTTTTACCATATTTTATGACAATTTCTAATGGCAATCCAGCAAAATCAGATATTATTGCTACGGGTAATGCTAAAGTCATTCGCGCTCGATTAGCTGATGGTCAATTTTTCTATAAAACTGATTTATCAAAACCATTAGAAAGTTATTTACCACAGCTAGAAACCGTTACTTTTCAAGAAAACTTAGGTTCAGTCCGTGATAAAGTCACGCGATTTAGTAAAATTGCTGAACTTATTTCTGCGCAATTGCAACTATCAAAAAATGACTGCAACTTGATTCAACGCGCTGCATTGTTATGTAAAGCTGACTTAGTCACACAAATGGTGTATGAATTTCCCGAACTTCAAGGAGTTATGGGACAAAAGTATGCTCTGGCAAGTGGCGAACCCGAAGCTGTAGCAACTGCAGTTTTTGAACATTACTTACCAAGAAGTGCCAGCGATCGCTTACCTAGTATAATAATAGGACAAGTAGTTGGTTTAGCTGACCGACTCGACACTTTAGTCAGTATTTTTGGATTGGGAATGATCCCCACAGGTTCATCCGATCCTTTTGCTTTAAGACGTGCCGCTAATGCAATAATTAATATTACCTGGAGTGCAAATTTACAACTTAATTTACAGCAACTTTTAGAGCAAGTAGCTACAGATTTTGTTGCAGCGCACCCTCAAACGCAATTAGATGATTTACTACACCAACTCCAAGAATTCTTTTTACAACGTCTACGTACTCAATTACAAGAGGGAGCAATTGATTATGATTTAGTGAATGCCGTTTTAGGAGACAATGATTCTGAGTACAAAATGCGAGCATTACAAGATTTATTAGACGTACGCGATCGCGCTTTGTTTTTACAATCAATTCGTAATAATGGCGAGCTAGAAAAAGTCTATGATACCGTAAATCGCTCAACTCGCTTAGCAGCACAGGGAGAATTAAATACTACCGAGTTACACCCACAATTGATAAATCAAGAACTATTTCAAAAATCATCTGAGCAAGCATTTTATGATGCATTAGTGCAACTCGAACCAAAAACAATCGCTGCTCGTGCTTCGCGGGATTATCAACAATTGATCGCAGCATTAGCAGAAATTGCCCCAAAGGTAAGCAACTTCTTCGATGGACCAGAAAGTGTTTTAGTTATGGATTCTGATCCAGAAATTCGACGAAATCGTTTAAATTTACTGGGGCTATTACGCAATCACGCTCGCGTATTGGCAGATTTTGGTGCAATCGTCAAAACTTAGATCCAAAACGCACTAAATTTTTTAAAATCACTATGTCTAAAACACCAAATGTGATGTAATACTATTTCACTAGAGTGAGAATGACAAAGTGTTTCCCCTCTGCGCTGCTAACTTCTATCCTCTACTCAACTTCTATTAATTTACCGATCCATGAAGCCTTATCTTGCCGCCGCAATCCAAATGACAAGCTTGCCTAACCTAGAGAAAAACTTAGTTCAAGCAGAAGAATTAATTGAACTTGCCGTGCGTCAAGGTGCCAAGTTGGTAAGTTTGCCAGAGAACTTTTCTTACTTGGGAGAGGAAGCAGGTAAAATCGCCCAAGCAAGTGCGATCGCCGAAAAAAGTGAAAAATTCCTCAAAACAATGGCGCAACGCTTCCAAGTAACAATCCTGGGAGGTGGGTTTCCGGTACCTGTAGACAGCACAAAAGTCTACAACACTGCCTTACTGATCGATCCCAGTGGTCAGGAACTCTCGCGCTATCACAAAGTTCATCTATTTGACGTCAACTTACCTGACGGTAACACCTACCGCGAATCGAGTACCGTTATGGCAGGAAATCAACTACCGCCAGTTTACTCCTCTCAAGATCTCGGTAATCTTGGACTTTCTGTGTGCTACGACGTACGATTTCCTGAACTTTACCGCCACATGGCACTCAAAGGTGCGGACATTCTCTTCGTCCCCGCCGCCTTTACCGCATACACAGGAAAAGACCACTGGCAAGTGCTACTCCAAGCACGAGCTATCGAGAATACCTGCTATATTATCGCTCCCGCACAAACAGGACAACACTACGCCTTACGCCAATCCCACGGTCACGCGATGATTATTGATCCTTGGGGAGTCATCTTAGCTGACGCAGGCAATTCACCAGGAGTCGCGA
This genomic interval carries:
- the glyS gene encoding glycine--tRNA ligase subunit beta: MPSFLLEVGTEELPAGFVEGAIQQWRSRIPQSLQEHSLSATSINVYGTPRRLAIVIQGLPDKQPDREEEIKGPPAQAAFKDGQPTKAAQGFAKKQGVGLEALEIRTTDKGDFVFVQQRFPGRPTAELLTELVPQWIAGLEGKRLMRWGDGDLKFARPIVWLVTLLDDAVLPVELENGSKTIKSDRFSRGHRVLFPEKVIVTHANNYVDILQAAFVEVNPQQRQNKIQEQIQAAAQKVNGYAPIYPDLLAEVTNLVEFPSAVVGNFDDEFLNLPVEVITTVMVTQQRYFPVFKSNSDELLPYFMTISNGNPAKSDIIATGNAKVIRARLADGQFFYKTDLSKPLESYLPQLETVTFQENLGSVRDKVTRFSKIAELISAQLQLSKNDCNLIQRAALLCKADLVTQMVYEFPELQGVMGQKYALASGEPEAVATAVFEHYLPRSASDRLPSIIIGQVVGLADRLDTLVSIFGLGMIPTGSSDPFALRRAANAIINITWSANLQLNLQQLLEQVATDFVAAHPQTQLDDLLHQLQEFFLQRLRTQLQEGAIDYDLVNAVLGDNDSEYKMRALQDLLDVRDRALFLQSIRNNGELEKVYDTVNRSTRLAAQGELNTTELHPQLINQELFQKSSEQAFYDALVQLEPKTIAARASRDYQQLIAALAEIAPKVSNFFDGPESVLVMDSDPEIRRNRLNLLGLLRNHARVLADFGAIVKT
- a CDS encoding carbon-nitrogen hydrolase family protein gives rise to the protein MKPYLAAAIQMTSLPNLEKNLVQAEELIELAVRQGAKLVSLPENFSYLGEEAGKIAQASAIAEKSEKFLKTMAQRFQVTILGGGFPVPVDSTKVYNTALLIDPSGQELSRYHKVHLFDVNLPDGNTYRESSTVMAGNQLPPVYSSQDLGNLGLSVCYDVRFPELYRHMALKGADILFVPAAFTAYTGKDHWQVLLQARAIENTCYIIAPAQTGQHYALRQSHGHAMIIDPWGVILADAGNSPGVAITEINPIRLDQVRRQMPSLQHSVFL